In Melospiza melodia melodia isolate bMelMel2 chromosome 17 unlocalized genomic scaffold, bMelMel2.pri SUPER_17_unloc_1, whole genome shotgun sequence, a genomic segment contains:
- the LOC134433006 gene encoding protein PET100 homolog, mitochondrial, translating into MGVKLEILRMFLYLSFPIAMFWVSNQAELFQRHVIERKRELFPPDTPERRQAMAELKQRLRERKGTQA; encoded by the exons ATGGGGGTGAAGCTGGAGATCCTGAGG atgtTCCTGTACCTGTCCTTCCCCATTGCCATGTTCTGGGTCTCCAACCAGGCCGAGCTCTTCCAGCGTCACGTGATCGAGCGCAag AGGGAGCTTTTCCCGCCGGACACCCCGGAACGG CGCCAGGCCATGGCTGAGCTGAAGCAGCGGCTGCGGGAGAGGAAGGGGACCCAGGcctga
- the PCP2 gene encoding Purkinje cell protein 2 homolog → MAAPGGSEPERGAGGSPEGGSPEGGSPEQEGFFSLLSSVQGTRMDEQRCSLGGGTGGASEPPPPELASLLDMVASTQGRRMDEQRLPVPRLPGFGTGGTQD, encoded by the exons ATGGCGGCCCCGGGGGGCTCCGAGCCCGAGCGCGGCGCG GGGGGGTCCCCAGAAGGGGGGTCCCCAGAAGGGGGCTCCCCAGAACAGGAGGGTTTCTTCTCGCTGCTGAGCTCCGTGCAGGGAACGCGCATGGACGAACAGCGCTGCAGCCTGGGGGGGGGCACCG gaggggCATCGGAGCCGCCCCCCCCCGAGCTGGCATCGCTGCTGGACATGGTGGCGAGCACGCAGGGCCGCAGGATGGACGAGCAGCGCCTGCCCGTGCCCAGGCTGCCCGGCTTTGGCACGGGGGGCACGCAG gacTGA